A genomic region of Dunckerocampus dactyliophorus isolate RoL2022-P2 chromosome 10, RoL_Ddac_1.1, whole genome shotgun sequence contains the following coding sequences:
- the LOC129188658 gene encoding uncharacterized protein LOC129188658, with protein MYHRLYPGEATPCIYGLPKIHKEGFPLRPIVCSIDSTTYNVAKYVKTVLSPLVGNTDHHIENTKGFVASIKDLRLEPEETLVSYDVTSLFTSVPTSAAVSVVRKRLLEDSTLHRRTKLSADHICQLLEICLNTTYFQFRGKFYRQIHGCAMGSPVSPTVANLYMEEMEKQALTSLSGTKPRHWFRYVDDTFVIIKKQEIQSFTDHINAVDTNIKFTREDTKENQLAFLDCKVIIGEDRQLLTEVFRKATHTDQYLLFESNHPLQHKLGVIRTLQHRAEQIPTSAEGKKKDVRCPESALNLWVPAVGF; from the coding sequence atgtatcataggttataccctggggaggctacaccatgtatctatggccttccaaaaattcacaaggaagggtttcccctcagacctattgtctgtagcattgactctaccacgtacaatgtagcgaaatatgtaaaaacagtcttatccccattggtaggcaacactgatcatcatatagagaacacaaaagggtttgtggcgagcatcaaagacctcagattggagccagaggaaactttggtgtcttatgatgtgacttcacttttcacatctgtccccacctcagcagcagtctcggtggtgaggaagagactgctcgaggactcaactctgcataggagaacaaaacttagtgctgaccacatctgccaattattggaaatttgccttaacaccacatattttcagtttagagggaaattttacagacaaattcatggttgtgctatgggctcgcCAGTCTCACCCacagtggcgaatctgtacatggaagagatggagaaacaggctcttaCATCcctctcagggacaaaaccaaggcactggtttagatacgtggatgacacctttgtcataatcaaaaaacaggaaattcagtctttcacagatcatatcaatgcggtggacaccaatatcaaatttactcgcgaggacactaaagaaaaccaactagccttcttagactgcaaggtaattataggagaggacagacagctacttacagaggtctttagaaaggccacacacactgaccaatacctgctttttgaatcaaaccatccactacaacataaactaggggttattaggaccctccaacatagagcggaacaaataccaactagtgctgagggaaagaaaaaggatgtcagatgtccagagagcgctctcaacctttgggtacccgcggtgggcttttaa